The following are from one region of the Polaribacter marinaquae genome:
- a CDS encoding DNA translocase FtsK → MAKRKPSVKKHTKTLENKPPIFAFLKTKQAQTIFGFFLISFSVFLCIAFISFFFNWQEDQSTLDQLTNRAVKSSNLLGKIGANLSHFFIYKGFGIASFIIAIQLFLMGLDVLFKRKLSKIILAWNWSLVAMVLISISLGFLHVKFALLSGIVGFEINQYLQDFIGKTGLAIALIFLFAAYIVVRYKVTFDLFIEKLKQKRAAKEQEESLIVEENISNAKEDEKTIEKEKTNEVVKKTVEETSEDKEKSNFEKSVIDLKPTISKHSDVETKKEELTLTVAHEPEANIEETVEDLNDVGIDVAIGREEESSTQNLSDKLVKDFGEFDPTLELANFKFPTFNLLKQYNETISIDPEELEANKDRIVETLKNYKIGIAEIKATVGPTITLYEIVPEAGIRISKIKNLEDDIALSLSALGIRIIAPIPGKGTIGIEVPNKKSTIVSMHSVISSKKFQESPMELPVALGKTISNETFVVDLAKMPHLLMAGATGQGKSVGLNAVLTSLLYKKHPAEVKFILVDPKKVELTLFNKIERHYLAKLPDVEEAIITDTTKVVHTLNSLCIEMDNRYDLLKAAMVRNIKEYNAKFKARKLNPNDGHQFLPYIVLVIDEFADLIMTAGKEVETPIARLAQLARAIGIHLIVATQRPSVNVITGIIKANFPARIAFRVTSKIDSRTILDAGGADQLIGRGDLLYTAGNDINRIQCAFVDTPEVEKITDFIGSQKAYSEAFLLPEYVDDESGTTVDIDIADRDKLFRDAAEIIVTAQQGSASLLQRKLKLGYNRAGRLIDQLEAAGIVGGFEGSKARQVLVPDFVALDQLLENEKKV, encoded by the coding sequence ATGGCTAAAAGAAAACCTAGCGTAAAAAAACACACGAAAACATTAGAAAATAAACCCCCTATTTTTGCTTTTTTAAAAACAAAACAGGCACAGACAATTTTTGGTTTTTTTTTAATATCGTTTTCTGTTTTTTTATGCATTGCTTTTATATCATTCTTTTTTAATTGGCAAGAAGACCAAAGCACATTAGATCAATTAACAAATAGAGCCGTTAAAAGCAGTAATTTATTAGGTAAAATTGGCGCAAATTTAAGTCACTTTTTTATATACAAAGGTTTCGGAATTGCTTCTTTTATAATCGCAATTCAGTTATTTTTAATGGGTTTAGATGTATTGTTTAAAAGAAAACTTTCTAAAATTATTCTTGCTTGGAACTGGAGCTTAGTTGCGATGGTTTTAATATCGATTTCACTTGGATTTCTGCATGTAAAGTTTGCACTATTATCTGGTATTGTTGGTTTTGAAATCAACCAATATTTACAAGATTTTATTGGTAAAACTGGTTTAGCAATTGCATTAATCTTTCTATTTGCTGCCTATATTGTAGTTCGATACAAGGTTACTTTTGACCTTTTTATTGAAAAGTTAAAACAAAAAAGAGCGGCTAAAGAACAAGAAGAATCTTTAATTGTTGAAGAAAACATTTCTAATGCAAAAGAAGATGAAAAGACTATTGAAAAGGAAAAAACAAATGAAGTTGTAAAGAAAACGGTCGAAGAAACATCCGAAGATAAAGAAAAGTCTAATTTCGAAAAATCTGTAATCGATTTAAAACCAACAATTTCTAAACATTCTGATGTTGAAACAAAAAAAGAAGAGTTAACTTTAACTGTTGCGCATGAACCAGAAGCAAATATTGAAGAAACTGTAGAAGATTTAAACGACGTAGGCATCGATGTTGCAATTGGTAGAGAAGAAGAATCTTCGACTCAGAATTTATCTGATAAATTAGTAAAAGATTTTGGTGAATTTGACCCAACCTTAGAACTTGCAAATTTTAAGTTTCCTACTTTTAATTTATTAAAACAATACAACGAAACAATATCTATAGATCCAGAAGAATTAGAAGCCAACAAAGACCGAATTGTAGAAACTCTAAAAAATTATAAAATTGGTATTGCAGAAATAAAAGCTACTGTAGGACCAACAATTACCTTATATGAAATTGTACCAGAAGCTGGAATTAGAATTTCTAAAATTAAAAATTTAGAAGACGATATTGCACTTTCTTTATCTGCATTGGGTATTCGTATTATTGCCCCGATTCCTGGAAAAGGTACAATTGGTATTGAAGTACCAAATAAAAAATCTACAATAGTTTCTATGCATTCTGTAATTTCATCAAAGAAATTTCAAGAATCGCCAATGGAGTTGCCAGTTGCCTTAGGTAAAACCATTTCTAATGAAACGTTTGTAGTCGATCTTGCAAAGATGCCACACTTATTAATGGCGGGTGCAACAGGTCAAGGTAAGTCTGTAGGTTTAAATGCTGTTTTAACTTCCTTACTTTATAAAAAACACCCGGCAGAAGTTAAATTTATTCTAGTTGATCCTAAAAAGGTAGAGTTAACACTTTTTAATAAAATTGAAAGACATTATTTAGCAAAATTACCAGACGTTGAAGAAGCCATTATTACTGATACGACAAAAGTTGTGCATACTTTAAATTCTTTATGTATCGAAATGGATAACCGTTACGATTTGCTAAAAGCTGCAATGGTTAGAAATATTAAAGAGTACAATGCTAAATTTAAAGCTCGAAAACTAAATCCTAACGATGGACATCAATTTTTACCCTATATTGTTTTAGTTATTGATGAATTTGCAGATTTAATTATGACTGCTGGTAAAGAAGTAGAAACACCAATTGCGCGTTTAGCACAACTTGCTAGAGCTATTGGTATTCATTTAATTGTTGCAACCCAAAGACCTTCTGTAAACGTAATTACAGGTATTATAAAAGCCAATTTCCCTGCAAGAATTGCTTTTAGAGTAACATCAAAAATAGATTCTAGAACAATTTTAGATGCTGGTGGTGCAGATCAATTAATTGGTAGAGGAGATTTATTATACACCGCTGGTAATGATATCAATAGAATACAATGTGCTTTTGTAGACACACCAGAGGTAGAAAAAATTACCGATTTTATTGGTTCTCAAAAAGCGTATTCAGAAGCATTTTTACTGCCAGAATATGTTGATGATGAAAGTGGCACAACTGTTGATATAGACATTGCAGACAGAGACAAACTGTTTAGAGATGCCGCAGAAATTATTGTTACAGCACAACAAGGTTCTGCCTCTCTACTACAAAGAAAGTTAAAACTTGGTTACAATAGAGCTGGTAGATTAATAGATCAATTAGAAGCGGCAGGAATTGTAGGTGGTTTTGAAGGTAGTAAGGCCAGACAAGTTTTAGTACCAGATTTTGTAGCACTAGATCAATTATTAGAAAACGAAAAAAAAGTATAA
- a CDS encoding LolA family protein, whose product MKKLGILFLSLFITTITFAQNDAKAKSLLDEVSTKMGAYKNMYIGFSQTLSNEDAGIKEGDEPPIRGEINLQGEKYSLNYLGNQFIYDGKKLYVINHEEKEISISDSDLSGDDGFIYPSKLLTFYKEGYNLQWGKLQNIKGRKIQFVTLNPIDSASEIVKVELGIDAKTKHIYKLIQTGANTSKTTFTITKFRKNEELSKNFFSFNKAKFLSKNYTID is encoded by the coding sequence ATGAAGAAATTAGGAATCTTATTTTTAAGTCTTTTTATTACAACTATTACATTTGCTCAAAACGATGCAAAAGCAAAATCTTTATTAGACGAAGTTTCTACTAAAATGGGCGCATATAAAAATATGTACATTGGTTTTAGTCAAACGTTAAGTAATGAAGATGCGGGAATTAAAGAAGGAGATGAACCACCAATTAGAGGTGAAATTAATTTACAAGGAGAAAAATATAGCTTAAATTATTTAGGCAATCAGTTTATATATGACGGTAAAAAATTATATGTAATTAATCATGAAGAAAAAGAAATTTCGATTTCTGATAGCGATTTAAGTGGAGATGACGGCTTTATTTATCCTTCTAAACTGTTAACTTTTTATAAAGAAGGTTACAATTTACAATGGGGTAAATTACAAAACATTAAAGGTAGAAAAATACAATTTGTTACTTTAAATCCTATAGATAGTGCTTCAGAAATTGTAAAAGTAGAGTTGGGTATCGATGCCAAAACAAAGCACATTTACAAGCTTATTCAAACAGGAGCAAATACTTCTAAAACAACTTTTACAATCACAAAATTTAGAAAAAACGAAGAATTGTCTAAAAACTTCTTTTCTTTTAACAAAGCAAAGTTTTTAAGCAAAAACTACACAATAGACTAA
- a CDS encoding diacylglycerol kinase family protein, with translation MKNPNDGFVKGRLRSLKFAFRGTWLLITTEDSIKAQIAIAIIATILGFYFNISNIEWMFQFMVIGMVLVAESLNTAVEKIADFIHPDFHVKIGFIKDIAAGAPTFAAIISLIISGFIYIPKIILLF, from the coding sequence ATGAAAAACCCAAACGACGGCTTTGTTAAAGGTAGATTACGCAGTTTAAAATTTGCTTTTAGAGGTACATGGTTGCTTATTACAACAGAAGATAGTATTAAGGCGCAAATTGCAATCGCAATAATTGCAACTATTTTAGGCTTTTATTTTAACATCTCTAATATAGAATGGATGTTTCAATTTATGGTAATAGGAATGGTTTTAGTTGCCGAATCTTTAAATACCGCTGTAGAAAAAATTGCAGATTTTATTCATCCAGATTTTCATGTTAAAATCGGATTTATAAAAGATATTGCTGCTGGGGCACCTACCTTTGCAGCTATAATATCTTTAATTATTTCTGGGTTCATTTATATTCCAAAAATCATTTTACTATTTTAG
- a CDS encoding DUF2254 domain-containing protein, producing MKDKIFTLLSKVYNLKNKIAFYPSIIALGGVFFAYLMMFLENLGISDYFQEILPELVVNDEETARTILSTFIAGLTSIMVFSFSMVMILLNQASSNFSPRLLPGLISNRRHQIVLGCYLFTIIYCILILVFIEPNGKDYQLPGFSVVLSIVFMINSLGAFIYFIHSISQEIQINNILLKIYRKAEKSLKRLIEIEKEVKDKSDTSNWIEHKTKKSGYFKTVSTDILVDMACKHKFELEILSNQGSYCSEGDVLFKSNIKLSEEILEKIYNNFEFSKGELIDNNYLLAFKQITEVAVKSMSPGINDPGTAINAIDYLSELLALRAQLTNFEIKQKENTDALIINTLNFKDLIYNIMAPLRTYCSHDIIIVKKLLISLLRTKNKTNITSYKTILSSEIELLITDAKINIKNTEDLKNLEVYLN from the coding sequence ATGAAAGATAAAATTTTTACATTATTAAGTAAGGTTTACAATTTAAAAAACAAAATTGCCTTCTACCCTTCTATTATTGCTTTGGGCGGAGTTTTTTTTGCTTATTTAATGATGTTTTTAGAAAATCTAGGAATTTCTGATTATTTTCAAGAAATTTTACCAGAATTAGTAGTGAATGACGAAGAAACTGCAAGAACTATTCTTTCTACTTTTATTGCAGGATTAACATCAATAATGGTTTTTAGCTTTTCTATGGTTATGATTTTACTTAACCAAGCGTCTAGTAATTTTTCTCCTAGATTATTACCTGGTCTAATTTCTAACAGAAGACATCAAATTGTTTTAGGCTGCTATTTATTTACCATTATTTACTGTATTTTAATTTTAGTTTTTATAGAACCAAATGGTAAAGATTATCAATTACCAGGTTTTTCTGTGGTACTTTCTATCGTTTTCATGATAAATTCTCTTGGCGCTTTTATCTATTTTATCCATTCAATTTCACAAGAAATTCAGATTAACAATATTTTACTTAAAATTTATAGAAAAGCAGAAAAAAGCTTAAAAAGGTTAATCGAAATTGAAAAAGAAGTCAAAGATAAATCTGACACATCAAACTGGATTGAACACAAGACGAAAAAGTCGGGTTATTTTAAAACTGTATCTACAGATATTTTAGTTGATATGGCTTGCAAACATAAATTTGAATTAGAAATTTTATCAAACCAAGGCTCTTATTGCAGTGAAGGTGATGTATTGTTTAAATCGAATATTAAATTAAGCGAAGAAATTTTAGAAAAAATATACAATAATTTTGAATTTTCTAAAGGAGAGTTAATTGATAACAATTATCTTTTAGCTTTCAAACAAATTACAGAAGTAGCAGTAAAATCAATGTCACCAGGAATAAATGATCCTGGTACAGCTATAAATGCAATAGATTATTTATCTGAATTATTGGCGCTTAGAGCACAACTTACCAATTTTGAAATTAAACAAAAAGAAAACACAGATGCTTTAATAATAAATACGTTAAATTTTAAAGATTTAATTTATAATATTATGGCGCCTTTAAGAACCTATTGCTCGCATGACATAATTATAGTTAAGAAATTACTTATCTCTTTATTAAGAACAAAAAACAAAACGAATATTACATCTTACAAAACAATTCTTTCTTCTGAAATAGAACTGTTAATTACAGATGCCAAAATAAATATTAAAAACACCGAAGATCTTAAAAATTTAGAGGTTTATTTAAATTAA
- a CDS encoding OmpH family outer membrane protein has protein sequence MKLKITLLFIAFISTISFAQTKVGSIDSDYIISLMPENKVILKMAQKYGAKLDSSFTVKVEDFRARLKDYQAKEKEMGDLEKKTVQKELASLEQDINQYQKNGNTLMGLKRDELMRPLYKKLSNVIAEVSKANGYTQILTTTGNQFAYLDPKFDITDLVIKKLGITVPKPTKQ, from the coding sequence ATGAAATTAAAAATCACATTATTGTTTATCGCTTTTATAAGCACAATTTCTTTTGCTCAAACCAAAGTTGGATCTATAGATAGCGATTACATTATTAGCCTTATGCCAGAAAATAAAGTTATCTTAAAAATGGCTCAAAAATATGGTGCGAAACTAGATTCTTCTTTTACTGTGAAAGTCGAAGATTTTAGAGCGAGATTAAAAGATTATCAAGCCAAAGAAAAAGAAATGGGCGATTTAGAAAAAAAGACTGTTCAAAAAGAATTGGCTTCTTTAGAACAAGACATTAACCAATATCAAAAAAATGGTAACACATTAATGGGCTTAAAAAGAGACGAATTAATGCGTCCGCTTTACAAAAAGCTTTCTAATGTTATTGCAGAAGTTTCTAAAGCAAATGGTTATACTCAAATTCTTACAACTACCGGAAATCAATTTGCTTACTTAGATCCTAAATTTGATATTACAGATTTAGTCATTAAAAAATTAGGAATTACAGTTCCTAAACCAACTAAACAATAA
- a CDS encoding MATE family efflux transporter, with translation MNLSQYTSEFNYNLKLAAPVMLGMLGHTFVSFIDNIMVGQLGTAELAAVSLGNSFMFIAMSIGIGFSTAITPLIAEADSSNNLKQARSTYKHGLFLCTTLGILLFLLVYFSKPLMYLMKQPEEVVALAIPYLDLVAFSLIPLIIFQAIKQFSDGMSMTRYPMYATLLANIVNVLLNYLLIFGKFGFPEMGIVGAAYGTLASRIIMVIYLWVLLRFKERSKRIVKNIQFFVLDFLMIIKIINLGSLSAMQMFFEVAIFTAAIWLSGLLGKNPQAANQIALNLSSMTFMVAMGLSVASMIRVGNQKGLQNYRELRRIAFSIFLLGVLLATFFALLFFIFHKSLPNLYVDLSDTANYVDNKEVLSIAANLLLAAAFFQISDSIQVVVLGALRGLQDVKIPTVLTFISYWVVGFPVSYYLGQESMYGSFGIWLGLLAGLTTASVLLFIRFNSLTLKLIKEKDEKIIVA, from the coding sequence TTGAATCTATCTCAATACACCTCAGAATTTAATTACAACCTAAAACTAGCAGCACCAGTTATGTTAGGTATGCTAGGGCATACATTTGTTAGTTTTATAGATAATATTATGGTTGGTCAATTAGGTACGGCAGAGTTAGCTGCGGTTTCTTTGGGTAATAGTTTTATGTTTATTGCAATGTCTATTGGTATTGGTTTTTCTACAGCCATAACACCATTAATTGCAGAAGCAGATTCTTCTAACAACTTAAAACAAGCAAGATCTACCTATAAACATGGTTTGTTTTTATGTACTACTTTAGGCATTTTATTGTTTTTATTAGTCTATTTTTCTAAGCCACTTATGTATTTAATGAAACAGCCCGAAGAAGTTGTAGCATTGGCAATACCGTATTTAGATTTGGTAGCTTTTTCACTAATTCCGTTAATAATTTTTCAGGCAATTAAACAATTTAGTGATGGTATGTCGATGACAAGATACCCTATGTACGCTACTTTATTAGCAAATATCGTAAATGTGCTTTTAAACTATCTACTAATATTTGGTAAGTTTGGTTTTCCGGAAATGGGAATTGTTGGTGCTGCCTATGGTACTTTAGCTTCAAGAATAATAATGGTTATTTATTTATGGGTTCTTTTACGTTTTAAAGAAAGATCTAAAAGAATTGTAAAAAATATTCAGTTTTTTGTTTTAGACTTTTTAATGATTATAAAGATTATAAACCTAGGTTCTTTAAGTGCAATGCAAATGTTTTTTGAAGTGGCAATTTTTACTGCTGCCATTTGGTTAAGTGGTTTGTTGGGTAAAAATCCGCAAGCAGCAAACCAAATAGCGTTAAATTTATCTTCTATGACATTTATGGTTGCCATGGGTTTAAGTGTAGCTTCTATGATTAGAGTTGGTAATCAAAAAGGATTACAAAATTACAGAGAGTTGCGTAGAATAGCTTTCTCTATATTTTTATTAGGAGTTTTATTAGCCACATTCTTTGCGCTATTATTCTTTATTTTTCATAAAAGTTTACCAAATTTATATGTAGATTTAAGCGATACAGCAAATTATGTAGATAATAAAGAGGTACTATCTATTGCGGCAAATTTATTATTGGCGGCGGCATTTTTTCAAATTTCAGATAGTATACAAGTTGTAGTATTAGGAGCTTTAAGAGGATTGCAAGATGTGAAAATTCCTACGGTGTTAACCTTTATATCTTATTGGGTTGTAGGTTTTCCGGTTTCTTATTATTTAGGACAAGAAAGCATGTACGGCAGTTTTGGTATTTGGTTAGGTTTGTTGGCAGGTTTAACAACAGCATCTGTTTTACTGTTTATAAGGTTTAATTCCTTAACTTTAAAGTTGATTAAAGAGAAAGATGAAAAAATAATTGTTGCTTAA
- a CDS encoding fasciclin domain-containing protein, giving the protein MKKLNFIKASVFIFAMFLGQSFMAQKTKIVGGAAMYPSKNIVENAVNSKDHTTLVATVKAADLVSVLSSDGPFTVFAPTNKAFGMLPKGTVDALLMAENKMKLQSVLKYHVVAGNWSATEIINLIEKGNGKAVIKTVSGAEITAWMKGKDVYISDENGGKAKVTIADVNQSNGVIHVIDAVLLPKAKM; this is encoded by the coding sequence ATGAAAAAATTAAATTTTATCAAAGCCTCAGTATTTATTTTTGCAATGTTTTTAGGTCAATCTTTTATGGCACAAAAAACGAAAATTGTTGGTGGTGCAGCAATGTATCCTTCTAAAAACATCGTAGAAAATGCTGTTAATTCTAAAGACCATACAACATTAGTTGCGACAGTTAAAGCTGCAGATTTAGTTAGTGTTTTATCTAGCGATGGTCCGTTTACAGTTTTTGCACCAACAAACAAAGCTTTTGGTATGTTGCCAAAAGGAACTGTAGATGCTTTGTTAATGGCAGAAAACAAAATGAAATTACAGTCTGTTTTAAAATATCATGTTGTTGCTGGTAACTGGAGTGCAACAGAAATTATAAACCTTATTGAAAAAGGAAATGGTAAAGCTGTAATTAAAACAGTAAGTGGTGCAGAAATTACTGCTTGGATGAAAGGAAAAGATGTTTATATTTCTGATGAAAATGGAGGAAAAGCAAAAGTTACAATTGCAGATGTAAACCAATCTAACGGAGTAATACATGTGATTGATGCCGTATTATTGCCTAAAGCTAAAATGTAA
- the ribB gene encoding 3,4-dihydroxy-2-butanone-4-phosphate synthase: MTSISNKNNTQLDSIAAAIEDVRNGKVIIVVDDENRENEGDFLAAAEKATPEMINFMATHGRGLICAPLTEKRCKELELGMMVNNNTDPMETAFTVSVDLRGKGVTTGISASDRALTMQALVDKETKPFDLARPGHIFPLRAKEGGVLRRTGHTEAAIDFARLAGLEPAGVIVEIMNEDGTMARLPQLLEVAKKFDIKIVSIEDLVAYRMEHDSLIEKKEDFDIITRFGEFRLRAYEQTTNNQIHIALTKGSWSKEEGVLTRVNSTLVNNDILGTLTNNADKKLDQMFQVINDEGKGAILFVNQQNQSQNLLTRLKILKENQEHGEIKAPDIKLDNKDFGIGAQILHDLNISKLKLITNSQQTKRVGMIGYGLEIVDYVTY; this comes from the coding sequence ATGACTTCAATATCAAATAAAAATAACACACAACTAGATAGTATTGCAGCGGCAATAGAAGATGTAAGAAACGGTAAGGTTATTATAGTTGTAGATGACGAAAACAGAGAAAATGAAGGTGATTTTTTAGCAGCCGCAGAAAAAGCAACTCCAGAAATGATTAATTTTATGGCTACTCATGGTCGTGGATTAATCTGTGCTCCTTTAACAGAAAAAAGATGTAAAGAGTTAGAATTGGGAATGATGGTGAATAATAACACAGACCCAATGGAAACAGCTTTTACAGTTTCTGTAGATTTAAGAGGTAAAGGAGTTACTACAGGTATTTCTGCATCTGATAGAGCTTTAACAATGCAAGCGTTGGTAGATAAAGAAACGAAACCTTTCGATTTAGCAAGACCCGGACATATTTTTCCGTTAAGAGCAAAAGAAGGTGGTGTTTTAAGAAGAACTGGGCACACAGAAGCGGCAATAGATTTTGCACGTTTAGCCGGTTTAGAACCTGCAGGTGTTATTGTAGAAATCATGAACGAGGATGGTACAATGGCACGTTTGCCACAACTTTTAGAAGTTGCCAAAAAGTTTGACATCAAAATTGTTTCTATCGAAGATTTAGTTGCTTACAGAATGGAGCACGATTCTTTAATCGAAAAGAAAGAAGATTTTGATATTATAACACGTTTTGGAGAATTTAGATTAAGAGCTTATGAGCAAACAACTAATAATCAAATTCATATTGCATTAACAAAGGGTTCTTGGTCTAAAGAAGAAGGTGTTTTAACTAGAGTAAATTCTACCTTAGTTAATAACGATATTTTAGGTACCTTAACTAATAATGCAGATAAGAAATTAGACCAAATGTTTCAAGTGATTAATGATGAAGGAAAAGGTGCAATCCTTTTTGTGAATCAACAAAATCAATCGCAAAACTTGTTAACTAGATTAAAAATATTAAAAGAAAATCAAGAACATGGCGAAATAAAAGCACCAGACATTAAATTAGATAATAAAGATTTCGGAATTGGTGCACAGATTTTACATGATCTAAATATTAGTAAATTAAAATTAATTACCAATTCGCAACAAACAAAAAGAGTTGGTATGATTGGTTATGGTTTAGAAATTGTAGATTATGTAACCTATTAA
- a CDS encoding LptF/LptG family permease, translated as MKILDKYILKTFLKPFAATFLIVLFVLVMQLLWQTFENIAGKGISVVFILKFLYYTSLSIVPQALPIAVLLSSIMALGSLGENYEFAAAKSAGISLQRLVRPLVFLTLILSGVNFLFLNNIFPYAILKQQNLYYNIKKKKPALALVPGSFNSDLPNYQIKFEEKYGEEKNLLKKVLIYDLSSRQGNQKVITAERGKIISEEGSRYMTFILYDGYYYEDHTKSQRSPDKKAKMPASQATFKEYEFNIDISDLVGDGQLDEQRFKNSFKMLKLNQLQDTIPVIKDSYNTILSLRAKSIATISKSKELYKYSDTLNIKYLDSTKILNNFSLKDKIGILNGAKTKMNSALTNVKNNMTTIKRKRKTLNFFDSEYYGRIALSFSCLILFFIGAPLGSIIRKGGFGLPMILAISIYVLYFFGNTFGKNLAEESSISSLLGSWVSAMIMVPFGILLTRRATKDKGLFNVDAITQPIKNFFLKFKSKKDN; from the coding sequence ATGAAAATTTTAGATAAATACATCTTAAAAACCTTTCTAAAACCTTTTGCTGCAACATTTTTAATTGTATTGTTTGTCTTAGTAATGCAATTATTATGGCAAACTTTCGAAAACATTGCAGGTAAAGGTATTAGTGTTGTGTTTATTTTAAAATTTTTATACTATACATCATTAAGTATTGTGCCACAGGCATTGCCAATAGCCGTTTTACTTTCTTCGATTATGGCTTTGGGTAGTTTAGGTGAAAACTACGAATTTGCCGCTGCTAAATCAGCAGGAATTTCTTTACAAAGATTGGTTAGACCTCTTGTGTTTTTAACACTAATATTGAGTGGTGTTAACTTCTTATTTTTAAATAATATTTTTCCTTATGCTATTTTAAAACAACAAAATTTATATTACAATATAAAAAAGAAAAAACCCGCACTAGCTTTAGTTCCGGGAAGTTTTAATAGCGATTTACCAAATTATCAAATTAAGTTTGAAGAAAAATATGGTGAAGAAAAAAATCTCTTAAAAAAAGTTTTAATTTATGATTTAAGTTCTAGACAAGGCAATCAAAAAGTAATTACTGCAGAAAGAGGTAAAATTATTTCTGAAGAAGGTTCTAGATACATGACTTTTATATTGTACGACGGTTATTACTATGAAGACCATACCAAGTCTCAAAGATCACCAGACAAAAAAGCAAAAATGCCTGCTTCTCAAGCAACATTTAAAGAATATGAATTCAATATTGATATTTCTGATTTAGTTGGTGACGGACAATTGGATGAACAAAGGTTTAAGAATAGCTTTAAAATGCTAAAATTAAACCAATTACAAGACACCATACCTGTTATTAAAGATTCTTATAACACAATTCTTTCGTTAAGAGCCAAAAGTATTGCTACAATTTCTAAATCTAAAGAACTTTATAAATATTCCGATACACTAAATATTAAATACTTAGATTCAACAAAAATATTAAACAACTTTTCACTTAAAGATAAAATAGGTATTTTAAATGGTGCAAAAACCAAAATGAATAGTGCCTTAACCAATGTGAAAAATAATATGACGACTATAAAAAGGAAAAGAAAAACTCTTAACTTTTTTGATTCTGAATATTACGGCAGAATTGCATTATCTTTCTCTTGCTTAATTTTATTTTTTATCGGAGCACCATTAGGTTCTATTATTAGAAAAGGTGGTTTTGGTTTACCCATGATTTTAGCCATTTCTATTTATGTATTGTATTTCTTTGGTAATACATTTGGTAAAAATTTAGCAGAAGAAAGCTCTATATCTTCTTTATTAGGTTCTTGGGTTTCTGCAATGATAATGGTTCCTTTTGGTATCTTATTAACCAGAAGAGCAACCAAAGATAAAGGCTTGTTTAATGTAGATGCAATTACACAACCTATTAAAAATTTCTTTTTAAAATTTAAGTCTAAAAAAGACAACTAA
- the tpx gene encoding thiol peroxidase has translation MADITLKGNAINTIGNLPKIGSKASNFSLKTVDLSEKTLEDFKGKKVVLNIFPSIDTGTCATSVREFNKKASELENTVVLCISKDLPFAQARFCGAEGIDNVVMLSDFANGSFGKDYELDIANGPLANLHSRAVVILDEESKVIYTEQVSEIADEPNYEAALKAI, from the coding sequence ATGGCAGATATAACTTTAAAAGGAAACGCAATAAATACAATAGGAAATTTACCAAAAATTGGTTCTAAAGCTTCTAATTTTTCTTTAAAAACAGTAGATTTATCAGAAAAAACGTTAGAAGATTTTAAAGGTAAAAAAGTAGTTCTTAATATTTTTCCTTCTATAGATACTGGTACTTGTGCTACTTCTGTAAGAGAATTCAATAAAAAAGCATCAGAATTAGAAAACACTGTTGTTTTATGTATTTCTAAAGACTTACCATTTGCGCAAGCTCGCTTTTGTGGTGCAGAAGGTATTGATAATGTTGTGATGTTATCTGACTTTGCAAACGGAAGTTTTGGTAAAGATTATGAACTTGATATTGCTAACGGACCTTTAGCGAACTTACACTCTAGAGCAGTTGTAATTTTAGATGAAGAAAGTAAAGTTATTTATACTGAACAAGTTTCTGAAATAGCAGATGAACCTAATTATGAAGCTGCATTAAAAGCAATATAA